A section of the Phacochoerus africanus isolate WHEZ1 chromosome 4, ROS_Pafr_v1, whole genome shotgun sequence genome encodes:
- the EIF4G2 gene encoding eukaryotic translation initiation factor 4 gamma 2 gives MLWPWSSACLVPGAVHPVPLVFPFFVSPIPFPPHPSINIILLKILRCQAAKVESAIAEGGASRFSASSGGGGSRGAPQHYPKTAGNSEFLGKTPGQNAQKWIPARSTRRDDNSAANNSANEKERHDAIFRKVRGILNKLTPEKFDKLCLELLNVGVESKLILKGVILLIVDKALEEPKYSSLYAQLCLRLAEDAPNFDGPAAEGQPGQKQSTTFRRLLISKLQDEFENRTRNVDVYDKRENPLLPEEEEQRAIAKIKMLGNIKFIGELGKLDLIHESILHKCIKTLLEKKKRVQLKDMGEDLECLCQIMRTVGPRLDHERAKSLMDQYFARMCSLMLSKELPARIRFLLQDTVELREHHWVPRKAFLDNGPKTINQIRQDAVKDLGVFIPAPMAQGMRSDFFLEGPFMPPRMKMDRDPLGGLADMFGQMPGSGIGTGPGVIQDRFSPTMGRHRSNQLFNGHGGHIMPPTQSQFGEMGGKFMKSQGLSQLYHNQSQGLLSQLQGQSKDMPPRFSKKGQLNADEISLRPAQSFLMNKNQVPKLQPQITMIPPSAQPPRTQTPPLGQTPQLGLKTNPPLIQEKPAKTSKKPPPSKEELLKLTETVVTEYLNSGNANEAVNGVREMRAPKHFLPEMLSKVIILSLDRSDEDKEKASSLISLLKQEGIATSDNFMQAFLNVLDQCPKLEVDIPLVKSYLAQFAARAIISELVSISELAQPLESGTHFPLFLLCLQQLAKLQDREWLTELFQQSKVNMQKMLPEIDQNKDRMLEILEGKGLSFLFPLLKLEKELLKQIKLDPSPQTIYKWIKDNISPKLHVDKGFVNILMTSFLQYISSEVNPPSDETDSSSAPSKEQLEQEKQLLLSFKPVMQKFLHDHVDLQVSALYALQVHCYNSNFPKGMLLRFFVHFYDMEIIEEEAFLAWKEDITQEFPGKGKALFQVNQWLTWLETAEEEESEEEAD, from the exons ATGTTGTGGCCCTGGTCTTCCGCCTGCCTAGTGCCAGGCGCTGTGCACCCGGTGCCTCTCGTCTTCCC GTTTTTCGTTTctcccatccccttccctccccacccatccATTAATATTATTCTTTTGAAGATTCTTCGTTGTCAAGCCGCCAAAGTGGAGAGTGCGATTGCAGAAGGGGGTGCTTCTCGTTTCAG tgcttctTCGGGCGGAGGAGGAAGTAGGGGTGCACCTCAGCACTATCCCAAGACTGCTGGCAACAG cgAGTTCCTGGGGAAAACCCCAGGGCAAAACGCTCAGAAATGGATTCCTGCACGAAGCACTAGACGAGATGACAACTCCGCAGCAAACAACTCCGCAAATGAAAAAGAACGACATGATGCAATCTTCAGGAAAGTAAGAGG CATACTAAATAAGCTTACTCCTGAAAAGTTTGACAAGCTATGCCTTGAGCTCCTCAATGTGGGTGTAGAGTCTAAACTCATCCTTAAAGGGGTCATACTGCTG ATTGTGGACAAAGCCCTAGAAGAGCCAAAGTATAGCTCACTGTATGCTCAGCTATGTCTGCGATTGGCAGAAGATGCACCAAACTTTGATGGCCCAGCAGCAGAGGGTCAGCCAGGACAGAAGCAAAGCACA ACATTCAGACGCCTCCTAATTTCCAAATTACAAGATGAATTTGAAAACCGAACCAGAAATGTTGATG tctatgATAAGCGTGAAAATCCCCTCCTCCCTGAGGAGGAGGAACAGAGAGCCATTGCTAAGATCAAGATGTTGGGGAACATCAAATTCATTGGAGAACTTGGAAAGCTTGATCTTATTCATGAATCTATCCTTCATAAGTGCATCAAAACA cttttggaaaaaaagaagagagtccAACTCAAAGATATGGGAGAGGATTTGGAGTGCCTCTGTCAGATAATGAGGACAGTGGGACCTAGGTTAGACCATGAACGAGCCAAG tcctTAATGGATCAGTACTTTGCCAGAATGTGTTCCTTGATGTTAAGTAAGGAATTGCCAGCAAGGATTCGTTTCCTGCTGCAG GATACCGTAGAGTTGCGAGAACATCATTGGGTTCCTCGCAAGGCTTTTCTTGACAATGGACCAAAGACGATCAATCAGATCCGTCAAGATGCAGTAAAA GATCTAGGAGTGTTTATTCCTGCTCCTATGGCTCAAGGGATGAGAAGTGACTTCTTTCTGGAGGGACCGTTCATGCCACCCAGGATGAAAATGGATAGGGACCCACTTGGAGGACTTGCTGATATGTTTGGACAAATGCCAG GTAGCGGAATTGGTACTGGTCCAGGAGTTATCCAGGATAGGTTTTCACCCACCATGGGGCGTCATCGTTCAAATCAACTCTTCAATGGCCATGGGGGACACATCATGCCTCCCACACAATCGCAGTTTGGGGAGATGGGAGGCAAGTTTATGAAAAGCCAG GGGCTAAGCCAGCTCTACCATAACCAGAGTCAGGGACTCTTATCCCAGCTGCAAGGACAGTCGAAGGATATGCCACCTCGGTTTTCTAAGAAAGGACAGCTTAATGCAGATGAG aTTAGCCTGAGGCCTGCTCAGTCTTTCCTAATGAATAAAAATCAAGTGCCAAAGCTTCAGCCCCAGATAACTATGATCCCTCCTAGTGCACAACCACCACGCACTCAAACACCACCTCTGGGACAG ACACCTCAGCTTGGTCTCAAAACTAATCCACCACTAATCCAGGAAAAGCCTGCCAAAACCAGTAAAAAGCCACCACCATCAAAGGAAGAACTGCTTAAACTAACT gAAACTGTTGTAACTGAATATCTGAATAGTGGAAATGCAAACGAAGCTGTCAATGGTGTAAGAGAGATGAGGGCTCCTAAACACTTTCTCCCTGAGATGTTAAGCAAAGTAATCATCCTGTCATTAGATAGAAGTgatgaagataaagaaaaagccAGTTCTTTGATCAGTTTACTCAAACAGGAAGGGATAGCCACAAGTGACAACTTCATGCAG GCTTTCCTGAATGTATTGGACCAGTGCCCCAAACTGGAGGTTGACATCCCTTTGGTGAAGTCATATTTAGCACAGTTTGCAGCTCGTGCTATTATTTCAGAGCTGGTGAGCATTTCAGAACTAGCGCAACCACTGGAAAGTGGCACCCACTTTCCTCTCTTCTTACTTTGTCTTCAGCAATTAGCTAAATTACAAGACCGAGAATGGTTAACAGAGCTTTTCCAACAAAGCAAGGTCAATATGCAGAAAATGCTTCCAG AAATTGATCAGAATAAGGACCGCATGTTGGAGATCTTGGAAGGAAAGGGACTAAGCTTCTTGTTCCCACTCCTCAAATTGGAGAAGGAACTGTTGAAGCAAATAAAGTTGGATCCATCCCCTCAAACcatatataaatggattaaagataacATCTCTCCCAAACTTCATGTAGATAAAGGATTTGTGAACATCTTAATGACTAG CTTCTTACAGTACATTTCTAGTGAAGTAAACCCACCCAGCGATGAAACAGATTCTTCCTCTGCTCCTTCCAAAGAACAGTTAGAGCAGGAAAAACAACTGCTTCTTTCCTTCAAGCCAGTAATGCAGAAGTTCCTTCATGATCATGTTGATCTACAAGTCAGTGCTCTCTATGCTCTTCAGGTGCACTGCTACAACAGCAACTTCCCAAAAG GCATGTTACTCCGATTTTTTGTTCACTTCTATGACATGGAAATTATTGAGGAAGAAGCTTTCTTGGCTTGGAAAGAAGATATAACCCAAGAGTTTCCTGGGAAAGGCAAGGCTTTGTTCCAG GTGAATCAGTGGCTAACCTGGCTAGAAACTGCTGAAGAAGAAGAATCCGAGGAAGAAGCTGACTAA